A DNA window from Vespula vulgaris chromosome 18, iyVesVulg1.1, whole genome shotgun sequence contains the following coding sequences:
- the LOC127070333 gene encoding putative transcription factor capicua isoform X6, whose protein sequence is MLTAHSEMHEKRGPLGGGQYGAGGGGGTSIEEKCIQEQPPPPPAPPQRDPSDPTISAKKLPKKRKFDPSELEEMDKCSNVTSNVNNMINTRAPNVSIACLVQHSSLTNRQSPQQQEADCYQMSTPSVVVLPPQSTAVDYSLREEPMRARPRPATVAIDLSEWRDHRVLALRDSCYYPGVIRNVIHGEILIEFDGERKLVRYGDVLGAGRYDVIGDASPSIGQVTLDAKVCIRCPTANSHIDALTKVFVKGTVCKILTKPNRFVVKIPREDDQSDSYVVKRADLRLVQPPWWDELEEGLEDIDSNRVEAVDHGYRNSVEASTAVSILQLHHTPHHASHISTHNDTTGYYRTTGTSPLMTLGTPAHSASTALSNGSRPYDELESEDDLDRENITFPSDADAKLSGSSKRSSMQSRGSTSSLVEQRSITPRSQAATPRSQAATPHKYKKGDVVSMPNGITKKFNGKQWRRLCGKEGCFKESQRRGFCSRHLSLKGSCLRGPTNAFPGGKIDGEETSRGSDTSPNYGDRRIAGRFDQDETEAANMLVSLGSSRSATPAFSSPTGQSSISPCINQSPVPPLGLNQNNVFMPISSPAHHAAPLISPSAKWKHSPTQSNFLVQYQQQVIKPEPNRMVRPSRPAPTAPVPASIGTSVIRISPVGRGMPGQNLTLSWSEQSPPPRHPSVVTSIAQQQQGIILQHALTSSNNFSNHSEVPEQNTQLLKPSHSPHMSLSAPPPQNLTLLHKPQEQPVDYAQTAQPQNQPIYVMQHQHEKKYLVIKNNIDISTAGHIGIQDDKYRQGLMNHLAQLPASLQNQCQSSQTPAVSVHIDKLSVLQQTNKIGIHTSAHMDVQRNSAPSTNVVMSAATEVTNPSTPTSVFQHVIVQPGHLIQIPKAQPPREENSKNNGVLCFTDGSHDVPSAYQPHPPSLLNNAVRNWKKAFSWQTTVLDQSEVSPPPSALSPPLSAPPIPISINTSGEDGSAPGADQITPAEEEDDDVFEAEPTTPAEIETNANKRRSQSLSALHSKEPQSPLKTKDRIRRPMNAFMIFSKRHRAVVHQRHPNQDNRTVSKILGEWWYALGPEEKQKYHDLASEVKEAHFKAHPDWKWCSKDRRKSSTTSFKGSDSRGKLNSTGEETDMGPPTEDVPLTPRGTDEVSVPVTTVYTETPTIEIINQTHAPHRILDIPLQIDTTEPESKQDEDANGSDDDQMVICEDPQPEIDLKCKDKLTDSDNDAQEEDIDKKSFNQSQFSPVSGQKRDGVNVKQEITCRPKPIKARIPSTSIETTTKYHHTSIDKGGTVSVLSSTYPYHSPINPTGVSGFQPTGGAFITMPVSPKVIKPEPVKTEQQYSTQYSMSSLVANIHTDNGRNVPKFTAAPVLHSQGPQYLGPTTPHPRMYCGFNIPISDAGSRNISSQNLISGTKVEAQSVIVSKHYPVSTNSTTSPYRGISHSIARLAESDKNDTQIVSNHAQFYGSNIKSEQDRKDGGNVLLTSSNDKLKQPLTPHTPHTPHSSHINSEHSSNKSYSVDEDPNSDVGSNKGPFMLAPTPAQLGRAPLQRRQLMAMPSTTNTGEHGLSVSQQRSDQSRPQGNSSQSSESMQQQNMSESRTSPSPSTKKGSFFKKNVEDGMDRVLEQVNFQEKFSSLPEFKPEDIQSPSAITINTPGSSGHSTVTSGLHSSNLQASMQGYRKKSQGPHRSNLNEDDIDSDASVSATPKSTSSVKLTGTTFFGPDFNIDAYRLNTDIAGEVEDTSPRTPKTPVGGVGNAVGIGRNENERGHRRMLEQRRHLVMQLFREHGYFPSTHATSTFQAKHSDIFPNKTSLQLKIREVRQKLKANSTPMSANSLVSPLPVSESSPNVTGPLTAPPTSMGAPHSLPVSSSGS, encoded by the exons ATGCTGACTGCTCATTCTGAGATGCATGAAAAAAGAGGTCCCCTAGGAGGTGGACAATATGGAGCAGGCGGGGGTGGTGGCACTTCgattgaagaaaaatgtattcaaGAACAACCACCCCCGCCTCCTGCTCCTCCACAACGGGATCCATCGGATCCAACAATTAGCGCTAAAAAACTtccaaagaaacgaaaatttgATCCATCGGAACTCGAAGAAATGGATAAATGTAGTAATGTAACAAGCAATgttaataatatgataaatacgCGTGCCCCGAACGTATCTATTGCTTGTTTAGTTCAACATTCAAGTTTGACTAATCGACAGTCTCCGCAACAACAAGAAGCAGACTGTTATCAA atgtCAACACCATCGGTGGTAGTTTTACCTCCTCAGAGTACAGCTGTAGATTATTCTCTGAGAGAAGAACCTATGCGTGCTCGTCCTCGACCTGCTACGGTTGCTATTGATCTCAGTGAGTGGCGTGACCACAGAGTGTTAGCTTTAAGGGATTCATGTTATTATCCAGGTGTTATTCGTAATGTGATTCATGGAGAGATTCTCATAGAATTTGATGGAGAAAGGAAGTTAGTGCGTTATGGTGATGTTCTAGGTGCGGGAAGGTATGATGTGATAGGGGATGCTAGCCCGTCTATAGGGCAAGTGACTTTAGATGCGAAAGTTTGCATTAGATGTCCAACAGCAAATAGTCACATAGACGCATTAACTAAAGTGTTTGTGAAAGGGACAGTGTGCAAGATATTAACAAAGCCTAATCGTTTTGTTGTTAAAATACCAAGAGAAGACGATCAGAGTGATAGTTATGTAGTGAAACGTGCAGATCTGCGTTTGGTGCAACCTCCTTGGTGGGATGAACTAGAAGAGGGACTGGAAGATATCGACTCTAACAGAGTTGAAGCAGTTG ATCATGGATATAGAAATTCTGTGGAAGCTTCAACAGCAGTGTCAATTTTGCAACTCCATCATACTCCTCACCATGCATCTCATATATCTACGCATAATGATACAACTGGTTATTATAGAACAACTGGTACTAGTCCTCTTATGACATTAGGGACTCCTGCACATTCTGCTAGTACAGCATTAAGTAATGGAAGCCGACCGTACGATGAACTTGAGAGTGAAGATGATTTGGATAgggaaaatattacatttcctTCAGATGCAg ATGCAAAATTATCAGGAAGCAGTAAACGAAGCAGTATGCAAAGCAGAGGAAGTACCAGCAGTTTAGTCGAGCAACGCAGTATAACACCGCGTTCTCAGGCAGCCACACCCAG ATCTCAGGCGGCTACGCCACATAAGTATAAAAAGGGTGATGTAGTGTCTATGCCCAACGGAATTACGAAAAAATTCAATGGGAAGCAATGGCGTAGACTTTGTGGTAAAGAAGGATGTTTTAAAGAAAGTCAAAGGAGAGGATTCTGTTCCCGACATCTCAGTTTGAAAGGATCTTGTCTTAGAGGCCCGACAAATGCGTTTCCTGG TGGAAAAATTGACGGAGAAGAAACATCAAGAGGTTCTGATACTTCTCCAAACTATGGAGATAGAAGAATCGCAGGGCGCTTTGATCAGGATGAGACTGAAGCTGCTAACATGCTTG tGTCTTTAGGAAGCTCTAGATCAGCCACACCAGCCTTTTCATCGCCAACGGGTCAATCTTCCATATCACCGTGTATAAATCAGTCTCCAGTACCACCGTTAGGCCTTAACcaaaataatgtatttatgcCTATTTCGAGTCCTGCACATCACGCAGCTCCCTTAATCTCGCCTAGCGCAAAATGGAAACATTCTCCTACGCAATCGAATTTTTTGGTTCAATATCAGCAGCAAGTAATTAAACCTGAACCAAATCGAATGGTTAGACCAAGTCGACCAGCTCCTACTGCTCCTGTCCCTGCAAGTATAGGGACGAGTGTAATAAGAATCTCTCCAGTGGGTCGCGGAATGCCCGGGCAAAATTTAACTTTGTCGTGGTCAGAACAAAGCCCACCACCAAGACATCCATCAGTCGTAACGTCTATAGCTCAACAACAACAAGGAATTATATTGCAGCATGCATTGACATCGAGcaacaatttttctaatcattctGAAGTTCCTGAACAGAATACACAACTTCTGAAACCATCGCACTCACCTCATATGTCTTTATCTGCTCCGCCACCGCAAAATTTGACTCTTCTACATAAGCCACAAGAACAACCAGTTGATTATGCACAGACAGCACAGCCACAAAATCAGCCAATTTATGTGATGCAACATCAGCATGAAAAGAAGTAccttgttataaaaaataatatagatatctcTACGGCAGGACATATAGGTATTCAAGATGATAAATATAGACAAGGTTTAATGAATCATTTGGCACAGCTTCCAGCATCGTTACAAAATCAATGTCAATCATCGCAGACTCCTGCTGTGTCCGTCCATATCGATAAACTCTCTGTTTTACAACAA ACTAATAAGATTGGGATACATACATCCGCGCATATGGATGTACAAAGGAATTCAGCACCATCCACGAACGTTGTAATGTCAGCCGCAACAGAAGTTACTAATCCATCAACTCCTACCAGTGTCTTCCAGCATGTAATCGTTCAGCCTGGACATCTAATACAGATCCCGAAAGCTCAACCTCCtagagaagaaaattcaaaaaataatggaGTCCTAT GTTTCACAGATGGCAGCCATGATGTTCCTTCCGCATACCAGCCCCATCCCCCATCATTACTGAATAATGCAGTGCGCAACTGGAAAAAAG CTTTCTCCTGGCAAACAACAGTTTTGGATCAATCAGAGGTGAGTCCTCCACCATCTGCTCTCAGTCCACCCTTGAGTGCACCACCGATTCCAATAAGTATCAATACATCCGGCGAGGATGGCTCAGCACCAGGTGCAGATCAAATTACTCCtgccgaagaagaagatgatgatgttTTTGAAGCAGAACCGACAACACCTGCAGAGATTGAAACTAATGCCAATAAAAGACGTAGTCAATCCCTTAGTGCTTTGCATTCCAAGGAGCCACAGAGTCCACTAAAA ACAAAGGATAGAATACGTCGACCGATGAACGcatttatgatattttcgaAACGACATCGCGCAGTTGTGCACCAAAGACATCCGAATCAAGATAATCGCACTGTTTCTAAGATTTTGGGGGAATGGTGGTATGCTCTGGGTCCTGAAGAGAAACAGAAGTATCATGATCTTGCGTCTGAAGTTAAGGAGGCACATTTCAAGGCACATCCAGATTGGAAATGGTGTAGCaaggatagaagaaaatcGTCCACAACGAGCTTTAAGGGTAGCGATTCTAGAGGAAAATTAAATAGTACTGGAGAAGAAACGGATATGGGGCCACCGACGGAAGATGTACCTTTAACGCCAAGAGGAACAGACGAGGTGTCTGTTCCGGTTACAACAGTATACACAGAGACTCCTACTATTGAG ATTATTAATCAGACACATGCACCACATCGTATTTTGGACATACCTTTACAAATTGACACTACCGAACCTGAATCGAAACAAGACGAAGATGCTAATGGATCGGATGATGACCAAATGGTTATTTGCGAAGATCCTCAACCAGAGATAGATTTGAAATGTAAAGATAAATTGACCGATAGTGACAATGATGCACAAGAGGAAGATATAGACAAGAAATCTTTTAATCAATCGCAATTTTCACCTGTTAGTGGGCAAAAAAGAGATGGAGTGAATGTCAAACAGGAGATAACTTGTAGACCTAAACCTATAAAAG CACGAATACCGTCAACAAGTATAGAAACCACAACCAAGTATCACCATACTTCCATTGATAAAGGTGGCACAGTTTCAGTTTTATCGAGCACTTATCCTTACCATAGTCCGATAAATCCAACAGGAGTATCAGGATTTCAACCTACGGGTGGTGCGTTTATAACCATGCCAGTGTCACCGAAAGTTATAAAACCGGAACCAGTGAAAACTGAACAACAATATAGCACTCAATATAGCATGAGTAGTCTTGTGGCGAACATTCATACTGACAATGGAAGAAACGTACCTAAATTTACAGCTGCTCCTGTGCTACATTCG CAGGGACCGCAGTACCTTGGCCCTACGACACCGCATCCCCGGATGTATTGCGGCTTCAATATACCTATTTCTG aTGCTGGAAGCCGCAATATATCTTCGCAGAATTTGATCTCCGGTACCAAGGTTGAAGCACAAAGTGTTATCGTGAGCAAGCATTATCCAGTTTCTACAAATTCTACAACATCGCCTTATAGAGGAATCAGTCATTCTATCGCACGTTTAGCAGAATCTGACAAAAATGATACCCAAATAGTATCGAATCATGCTCAATTTTATG GGAGCAATATAAAAAGTGAGCAAGATAGGAAAGATGGAGGCAACGTTCTTTTAACATCTTCAAACGATAAACTCAAACAACCACTTACGCCGCATACACCGCATACGCCTCATAGCAGTCACATTAATAGTGAACATTCatcaaataaatcatattctGTAGATGAAGATCCAAATAGCGATGTAGGATCAAATAAAGGTCCTTTTATGCTAGCACCGACACCAGCTCAACTTGGAAGAGCACCATTGCAAAGAAGACAATTAATgg CAATGCCCTCCACAACAAACACAGGAGAACATGGGCTTTCGGTGTCTCAACAACGTTCTGACCAAAGTCGACCACAGGGAAACAGTTCTCAATCTTCCGAATCTATGCAACAACAAAATATGTCGGAGTCTCGTACATCTCCATCCCCTTCAACTAAAAAAGGCTCcttctttaaaaagaatgtCGAAGATGGTATGGATAG GGTTCTTGAACAAGTAAATTTTCAAGAGAAATTTTCGTCGTTACCAGAATTTAAGCCGGAAGATATACAGAGCCCAAGTGCAATCACTATAAATACTCCAGGTTCTTCTGGTCATAGCACTGTTACTTCTGGATTACACTCATCAAACTTACAAGCTTCGATGCAAGGTTATCGGAAGAAATCTCAAGGACCTCATAGAAGTAATT taAATGAAGATGATATTGATTCTGACGCGTCAGTGTCCGCTACGCCAAAATCAACTTCGAGTGTCAAATTGACGGGAACTACGTTCTTTGGTCCagattttaatatcgatgCATATAGACTTAATACAGATATAGCAGGGGAAGTAGAAGATACTTCTCCGCGGACTCCAAAAACGCCTGTAGGAGGTGTAGGAAATGCAGTAGGGATTggtagaaatgaaaatgaacgtGGTCATAGGAGAATGTTGGAACAACGGAGACATCTCGTGATGCAATTATTTCGGGAACATGGATATTTCCCTTCAACACATGCTACCTCTACGTTTCAAGCAAAACATTCTGATATATTTCCTAACAAAACGAGTTTACAATTGAAAATTAGAGAGGTcagacaaaaattaaaagctaaTTCAACTCCGATGAGCGCTAACAGTTTAGTTAGCCCGCTGCCTGTTTCTGAATCCTCGCCTAATGTGACTG gACCATTGACTGCTCCTCCTACGTCGATGGGAGCTCCACATTCACTGCCTGTAAGCAGTAGTGGTAGCTAG